ATTTTCCTTCGTAATGATATTTTTTTAACTTGTAGCTTGTAGGCTTTTTCAGGACAATTGAAAGGGAGCTTTTGTTTTAGTTTGTTTATTATGAAGTTGTTTGTTAAATAAAAGTATGTTTCCCATAGTTTGTTCGTGCTCTTTGCGTGCAGCGCAGGTTTTGGTGGATAGGATAATGGTGTCACCTAGCACCTTCATTTCGCTCATGCAGTTTTTCgctatacagtcgccgaccgtttattcagacctcacggggaccgcggaaatgtccgaataaacaggtgtctgaaaaaagattcagaaaaaaaaatcctttatttccacgcccTTATTCGGGCGCGGCAGCAGGTGTGAaaaaatcgtgaatgcgccgttgcacgctgttccgtttacgcggaATCAGATCAGCCTGGATCTCGTAGAGGGTCATGCGGTCACtgtaggcggctgaaagcacagtcactgcttgtacaaaCTCCGCGTGCGACGGCAGCAGCACAtactgtatttacacgattgtaagtcgactcgaatgtaagtcgaccccccccatatcgcgtgaccggaaaaaaaaaatagtaagagagcatacccgagggcgcattcgataacgaaaatttattagtagctgacatggtcactgtactactcgtcttcactagtgctgccatcatcatcgttgctgcggtcccagaGCGCGTCGTGATCCAGCGAAACTTCAAATTTGGCAAatgaccgcaccaggacatcttgcagaacagcagcccacgccaaatgcactcaaccacacgcagccgtcagggaggttcttttgacaggtccggttggcgtaatttcgcactCTTCTGCCGTCAGCCACTCGtagtactcacggcggagcagaaccttaaaattaaggcgaaggtccgggcttgtttcatgaccacgtcgcacttcactggcagggagcgatcacgcatttcagcgacgtacgccgcaagcttagcctacagctccggaaagcgtccagactttggcacgtgggaaatttctcacttgtcatcacaggtgaaaatttcacttcgctgcagtcgccactctcacaccaccggtttagaaacatcgaaattgtggcctgctgtgcagtgatttgtttcttcggcgtaaaggacggcagccctcttgaacgctgctgtgaacgagtgccgaacgattagtgggcctggagcactcatgacgactggggaagcatagaagtagcacgtagccggcagtcaagtagaacgcgtcaaaccaataccATGCCAATGCCAATGCCttcaaacagagaaagagaaaccagtgagcggtgtctgctcttccatgaactaccgatactccccgcaagcgccgccgttctgagcaACGTTGGTTCTGAGGGTGCCGcagcaaatgggaacagcggcgcttccatcaactatcgacacccccccccatgagtgttgcatgcactgtaaaactctcaaaaatgttgaaaaacccttccgaaaagcgaacaaacatgcgggatagcgaaaacatacgggtagggccatagagcaaacaaaattttaactacgttgtagctcccgttggtatagcttttttttggcggggccatgtttcggtttcgattgtaagtcgtccccccaacttcagactttcaaatttaaaaaaaggggtcgacttacaatcgtgtaaatacggtatggtGCGTCATCCTCCAACGTCATCTGGCGAGGCAGCAAAAACCATCATCTGGCGGGGCAGCAAAAACCTGACAAATGATCTCGTCGTCAAGTTTTGCGTACGTCAGTACAGCACTGTCAGCATCTGtaaaactgtcaaatgagactgtccggaatcgcaatgccaccactgcgcaggtctcgaaCATTTTCGGcttcagtagggagcacattggaAGGCGACAGATCTGGGGCCTCCATGGCACTCACTTCATCGGTTATAAGAAATCCAGCATGCCAAAAGCCGTTCTGTAGAGTGGCAGAGGCCACCGCCCTCCAGGCATCCGCAAGCATGTTTATTGCCAACAGAAGGCTAACAGCGTACTGCTTGCCGGCGTCGATGCAGATGACCATGGGGTTCAAGAGGCGAGCTGTGTAGAGGACCTTCAAATTTTTTATAATGCCCTGGTCCATGGGCTGGAAGACCCTCGTGGTGTTGGGCGGCAGGAACACCAAGTGGACGGACTGGAGATCATGGATGTGACCGTGTGCACCACAGTTATCCACGAAAAGCAGTACCTTCCGGTTTTGCAAATTGGAACTTCCTGTAGACTTTGCGGATGTAGTCGTTGAAGAGCTGCTGTATGATCCATGCTTTTGTGTTGGCCTCATACCACATGGGCAGCGACTTCGCTCCCTTAAAACACACCTTGGGCTTTTTGATTTACCGATCGCAAGAAGCGGAAGCTTCTCTGTCCCCGACATGTTGCTGCCTACGATTATGGTGACGCGCTCTTTACTATGCTtcccgccgtggcagggatttcCAGACACAGAAAGGGTCTTATCAGGCAGCATCTTATAAAATAGATCTGTTTCATCGCAGTTAAAAACGTCGTCTGGTGAAAACTGGGACAACAGCAACTCCAGAGTCTCAGAGCGATAATTTGCAACAAGCGTCCGGTCGACAGCACCACTCACCACACATCCTCTTGAAAGCGAGGTCGTACCTTTTCTTAAAGTTACAGAGCCATCCGTGACTGAACATAAAGGCCTCGATGTTCATCCGGAGAGCGAGCGTCTCTGCCTTCTGCTTCAGGTCTCCAGACACAGGAATCCGCTTGGCAACCGTAGCACACAACCACATGTGGAGGGCTCCTTCGAGCTTCGGGTGGCTGCCGTCTCTTAAGTTTTTCCTTTCCAAACTGGAGGAAGAGTTCGTTGCTtcgccgagaatcttcgtcttgTTTCTTATGTAATCTGAGACCGTCTGCTTTGAAAGATTAAATTCTCGAGCAACTCTGCTTTGAGACCGGCTGCCCAGGACTTGCTGCACAAGGCAATCTTTTTCGCCATTGACATTGTGGTATATTGTGGTATGGTAGGCACTACATGAATTGCacgttgcttttatttttctaattGAATAAAGGGTACCTCACATTATTCGGAGTCTGAATCTTCGCAGTCATCTCTGTAAGCTTCATTGTCAGAACCGGCAGTGTCGTCGCTGGGGGCATCTTCGCAGTCCCAGAGAAAGTCGTCTTCTGTCTCGTCCAGCGTGTTGCTTATGCCAGTCTTCTTAAAACTCTTCGCCACTACCTCGTCGGAGATACTACTAAACGCTTTAACCATCCACTAGCGAAGCACCTCTATGGGCGGTCTTCTGATTTTGCCGCTCAGCATCAAATCATCTTCGCCTGCCGCCATCCACTCTGCATACAGTCTTCGAACATTGTTCTTGAACAGTTTGTTCAGTGGCACATCAAGCGGCTGTAGCAGTGATGTCAGACCCCCAGGGATGACTGCAATGTCTGTGCGTAGCTCCTTAAGCTCAGCTCGAGCGCTATCCACAAGATGGCCTCGGAAACTGTCCAACACAAGAAACCAAGGAAGTATAAGTGCTCCTGGTCTTCGTCCCCAAACAGTCTTAATCCACTTGACCATGAGTTCCGCTGTCATCCACCCTTTTACTTGAGCACGGGTGTGGATGCCACGGGGAAAGTTTTCCTTCGGAATATTCTTCAGTTTCAGTATGACGTATGGCGGAAGCCTCTGCCTGTCTGCTGTCACTGCAAGCATTACAGTGCATCACAGCTTCTCAGCACCAGATGTCTTCACGAGGACACTCCAAGCACCCATCTCGTTGACTGTTGTGTTCTGGGGCATGTCGAAGGTCAACGGAGTTGGGTCGGCATTCCCTATTTGCGACAAGAGGAAGCCATCCTTCTCACAGATCCTTGTGACTAAGTGATGAAAGTCTACCACCTTTTCTTCACACGTGGAAGTGAGCGGCTGGCATGGTGATGGTCGCTGCCTCAGTGACAGTCCATTTCGTCGCATGAAGCAAGTCGTCCAGCCGGAGCTAGTGCGGAAGTCCTTTGCGACGATTCCCAGCTCCCTGGCAATTGCACGCGcctgtacagtcgaacccggatatatcgaattcgAAGGGGATCGGAAAATAGTTCTATATAGTGAAAATTCGATATACAGATATAGGCTAAAACAGCACTCGCGATCATAACAAATTGTGGCTTACCGATTGGAACAGCCACGAATCACGTAGCATGTGCACGCAATATGAAAGTGCTTTAtttcacggaaaaaaaaaagctaattttggGCTGCTTTTTTCTCTGGGAAATGAGGTTGAAAATACTAGTCTGAATCTTCTCGAGACTGTCCAGGTGCGAGAGCCCAGTGCCTTCCATTTCGCCACAACAGTGCCGAATCAGGCTGAACGCTGACACCAGTTCAGCGGCTGTGCACAGTCGCATTTCTTCAAAAACACAGTTGCCCTCGTCGTCGCTGGAATCGCCGTCTTGAACGGCAGCTATTCCGGCCACAATGTCTTCATCAGCGAGGTTGACTACCGCTTGAACTTCGCTGTCATCGTTAGAGAAGTCCTCAACAGTCACTTCGGACAGAACGGCGCCGGGAAAATTGGAGAAGTCGTGAAACGCGTCCTCCAAGCACTCGTCATCATCTAAAGCTTCCAGACATTCATCTCCGGCCACTTCAAGGCCTGCCTTGTCAAAACAGTTGGCTACTGTGGCCTGCTTCACGTCACCCCAAGCGCCGGTAATCATCTGGATCGCGCCGAGCAGGTCAATCTTGGGATCAATTCCCATGCGGAGGTTTACGAGGAGCCGTTGAATAAGTCGCCTCCTATAGCCTACCTTGAATGTCTTTATGATACCTTGGTCAAGGGCTGCAGTCTCGCTGTGGTTTTCGGTGGGAGAAACTTCAGTTCAATGTGCTGCAGCTTGCAAGTCGTTTGATGGGCCGAACAGTTGTCTACCAGCAGGCAAACTTGGCGGCCCGACTTGCCGAACACAGCGTTCCAAGTCTGCAGCCATTCAACAAAAAGTTGACGTGTCATCCAGGCCTTCCTATTACAGCCGCAGCAGACGGGAAGTTGTTTGCAGTTCTTGGAGCAGCCTGGTGACTTGCTCTTCCCAAACACGAATGGCCGTAGCTTGCACGAGCCGTCCATGTTGGCTGCAAGCAGCATTGACGCACGCACTTTGCTCATTTTACTGCCATGACATGAGGTTCCACGAAGAGCGAGTGTCTTATTCGGCAAAATTTGCCAAATGAGACCAGTTTCGTCTGCATTGAAGATTTCTGCAGGTGAAAACTTCGCAGTGATCTTCAGCCACTCTTCAGAAAGCCACTGCTGCATCTCCTGGCTGCTGACAGCCCCACTTTCACCTGAAATAGCCTTTCCTACAATGCCATGGCGGTTTTTAAACCGTTGCAGCCACCCAGTGCCACCGCAACAGTTCCCTTCGCTAAGAGCTGTAGCAAACCATTTGAACTTTTCGATTAACATCGTGCCATCCACGGGAATATTTTTCGCTCTAATTTCAAGAAACCACATATAGAGTGCCTTCTCCACTTTGTCAAGAGCAGCAGGGCGTACACGACACGCTCCCGAGCGACTTTCCTCACCTGCTTTAAGCTTGATGTCCTGCTTGTTTTTTAACAATGTACTTAAAGTACTCCGCAGAATGCCGAATGTGCCTGCCGCAGATGACTTCTTTTCTTCATTCTCGACACACCGGAAATACCTCAAGCTTTCTTGCAAAGTCAAGATTCTTCCTCTTTTTTATGTCCGCGGATGCCATAGCTCACCAGATGACCGCAGTGATACACGCTACACACAGCATGTTGAAACACAGgcacacacaagaaaaatgcgCGAGGTGCAGATGGAGTGGTCCGAGCAAAGTCCAGCCTAGCCGAGCGGCAGTCAACGGGGCTGTGAAGGAACtacaaagggaaaagaaagaagagagcggcAATAAAGATTGGCGAAATATGCCGTCGAAGGCGCTGTGGGCGCAATCGCCGCTTTGCTGAGGACCAGACACGAATGTCTTCGAGAAAGCGCACTTTCCAGTGGTGCGGCGCGGCGTTCGATATATCAAATGTCTGGCGAAAATGGAATTCGATATACTACGCAATTGTCCTATACTTTTACATAGTATATTCAAGGGGTAATCTGTGTGTTCGATATAGGCTCCGTGCAGGAGTAACTGCGGCGCAGAcgagggcgcccctcgcggcggagTGCAATGAGCTGGTGGGAGACGCGCACGCGAAGCTCTctgagcgtgtgtgtgtttgagcgGTCTGAGTGCGTCGGTCGTGGTTGCAACAGCAACATGCCGCGTTCGGAAGTAAATGCAACATATGAATTGGAAGTAAATGCAACATATGAAACTGCGTCAGTGTGAATACATGTTTAGAGGGTCATTCAACAACTGAAAATATTTGATATCACACATAAGATTCCGTGTGAACTCACATCTTATGCAGATGCAATCCTGCATATGATAGCTATAATAACCAATTTGAAAAGTCCTATCTTTGCAAAACAGTGAATGAAGAGGGGGACTTGCCCTGCAAAGGATGTTATACAGTCGAACacagatatatcgaactcgaaggggatcgcgaattaattcgatatatcaaaaattcgatataaaaaatacaggcccagagactttacctgtggcggacgatgacctaccgatcggcgcattcaagaataacaactatttccgcacacacaacgcaacgtaatgctttatttgcgtgaaaaaaaaatcgcttatgttggtctgcttcttcgccttgcaaatgaaattaaagacgccaacctcgatcttattgaggctgttcaggtgcgaaagcccggttccttccatgtcaccgcaacaacggcgaatcaagctgaacgctgccgccacttcagcggtggagtacgagcgtgtagccgcgccctcgtccggacgatcttcgtcgccactcgagctgtcagccagggtccctccgactgcagctacaatatcctcatcggcgaggctcgcaacagcctgaacattgctgtcaacgttcacataatcgtcagcagacacttcggctggaacggcagccgggaaaagggacgacaactcgcgaaacgcgtcgtccatgcactagttgtcgccgtcgccgtcttcgcaggtttcaggaagtttggctgtcacgaggcctgcctttcggaagcagttggccacagtatcctgcttcacgtctctccaggcgcccgtcatcatttgaatggcccccagcaggtcaaccttaagctcggtgcccatgcggaggttcaccaaaagcctatcaatgagtcgcctcctgtagccgactttgaacgacttcatgatgccctggtcgagcggctgcaactttgctgtcgtgttcgccggcagaaacttgagcgggatgttttcgagcttgcaggtggttgtgatgggccgagcagttattgacgaggaggcaagcgtgacgccccgatttgcccagttcggcgtcccatgcttgcagccattctgtgaacagctgacgcgtcatccacaCCTTTTTATTGAAGCcgtagcgaacggggagctgcttacagtttttgaagcagcgcggtgcccttgctttgccaatcacaaagggctggagcttttgagagccatccatgttagcagcgagcagaacgctcacgcggactttgctcatcttgcccccgtgacacgtgctgccccggacgtcgagcgtcttgctgggcagcatctgccaaaacaacccggtctcatcggcgttgaagatttccgcagatgaaaacttcgcgcaaatttccagccattccttcgaaatccactgctggatatcctggctgatgacggctccgctttccccaggaatggttttgccaactatcttatggcggttcttaaacctctgcagccaccctgcgttgtcggcgaagttgtcatcaccgagtgcagcggcaaaccatttggctttagccattagcattgggccatctaccggaatgttcttagcccgcacctctaaaaaccacgcatagagggccttttcaacattctcgtgggcaggagcgcgcacacgacaagctcccgatgttcgtaactccgccgctttcgactttatgtccgccttgtttgttaacaaggtgcttagagtgctccgaggaatcccgaagtcgtctgccaccgtcgcacttttctcgcccgcctcaacacgctgaatggctttcagctttgtcgcaaagtccaggttcttgcgcttcttgtcGCTGCTTGTGgttgctgcggccattgcttctgcgtcagctcaccacgatccagtcacacgtgccgtgagacgcacgcaaaacaataatgaacacgaaacacaagaacgcgcacaaaacacaagaattcacgtgcgcagccaccgccaacaaagcgctcgcgatggccacctccgagggcgacagcgacgtacgaaaggcacgagctgtggtcggctgagcaaaactcgtgaaaaagcaacaaggaaaaaaaaggcaaaaggaggaggccaccgccgccttcgttcctggctaccttttccgagccaatcactatggttacgcgggggaaggatgagagacattgggagagagaaaaataaaagcagttccgcaagcagagtgttgccgcaagtcggaaagcgtgcgcagcgggagtaccgtctgagcctccctccctctcgctctcacattttccgagcctttcgggggaggcgtggagcacgcgggtgcagcgagtgccgagatcgcgcggcgttctatatatccaatggcaggtaaaaatatcgttcgatataaacgtacgaatttctatacttttacacagaattttcaaggggataatttacgagttcgatacagacaataatttgatatatgtgggttcgatatatccgtgttcgactgtatgaAGTGTATTTATTGCACAACCCACATATATGTATATTTTGGTGTAAGCATCACAGCCAGCACATCTCTAATTGTATCAAAATATCACAGTTTTGGCAGTGCAGATGACAGGAAGTTGATCACGTTATTGATGTGTCTATGCTTGAATACACAGGAATGGCATGCTTCCAGCCCTTTCACGTGTGTGCGGTTTTGTTTTGCAGTCCACATTTTCATTCTTTGGGTTTGCCTCATAGGCCTGCACATTCATGTAATGCCTTCAAAAAGTGCTGAAAATAAAAGCGCCTCAGCACTGTCTTTCTTGACTGTCAAGTCACTGTCTTTCTTGACAGGTATCATTAGCATGTCTGTGCTCGAGTACACATAAATGTGGCACACAGCGAGTCCCAGCACATGCATGCACATCTGAACTTGAGTGAAGTACTGATGACTACGTCGTAGGGGGATGACTTCATCGCCACACAAGTAATTTAGCAAGGGCTTATTCTTCAGTGTGGTGTTTCTACGGCTGTACGGGCACTTTATTTTAAGCAGGATGGTTTCTCCATCTttgtctctgaaaaaaaaaaacacgctggtGTGGTCTGAACAAATAAGTTTGCGGAACTCCTTACCTAAATATGCCGTCAGGTGAACATGCCAGCCAAGGCTCCTCGGGGCACACAACTAATCCGAATTCTGCGACTGTCACCTCATACTCTTTCTGAAATGCTACACTAGCTTTTGGCTCCATTGCCACTCCATACTGGACAGAGGGACCACTGAAGGGCACCTCCATTACCATGCGCTTTGCACGGTCATAAAGGCCCTCCTCAGGGCAAGTCAGGATCCTGTGGGCCTACAAAAAAGTTTTATCACTGATAATAAATATTCACTCAATGTACTGAGAAAAATGCTTTCCTGTCCATTACAAATAAACGATGTGTCACATCTTTGTGGCAGTAATTCTGGGAAACCTTTCGTTTCCCCAGAGAGCTTTGTTTGCCAATGTCTGTGTACACAAAGTGGCTACATCCCCTGGTTCAATTGCCACGTATTTTCTGTAAGCTTGCAGAAGTGGGTCAGGCAACCTACACGGGGAATGCCAAGAAGAACTGATAGGAAATTCTGCATGGTTATGCAATTCATATAACATTTAGCTCTGCCTGAATGGTGGACTACCCTACAATTAAAAGCATTGGTCAGTcgtgcaggtaaaaaaaaattactaacCTCTCGATGAAGTTGATCCTTTTCAGAATAAGCCTGCCCTCGTGCAGCTCAGAAGAAAAGCAGTGAAATATTTGGTGAATTCGTTCCCAGTCAAATAGGTGACCCAGGAGAGATGGCTTGTGTGGGCTCAGGAGGGGTAAGCTTTGGGATTCTGCGCGTAGGGCATCCACTAGTGGGCAATTTATGCTATCAAAGAATTGAAGGACGTGAGTGACGGGAAAACTCTTGGCACGTACTGAAACGTGAAAACATGGTCATTAATAAGTGCTCTTCAATCTGCCAACCTTGTGATAAACGTTTTCAGTCAGATGAGTGTTGTGATGAAAACCTACCAGGCTCTTTCAAGGTGCCTTCGACTAGTGAGTGCTTCGGGTAATATTTCCTGGAAGCAGGAATGCCTCATGGTCGTTGTCGACTTGTTTTGCTGTCGCACGTGGTGGTGTGCACAAacagcgcgacagcagcagcgtgTTTGCATTTTCCAGCCACTCCTGCCTGGCAATTGCATCTCACCGCCAGCACCCTTCTGTTTTTGTCAACCTAAAGACTTTAACTTTCAGCTCTTAAACAATACAATTAATATTTGGGCAACTTACGTCAATCTTGACAGATCTCGCAGGTGCGTTGATTCTGGTTTGTGGTATGCACTTTGCCGTGATTTCCGAACCTCCATCATGCAGCAGCTCTTTCATGTCATACGCATGATCGGCTTCTAAAAGGAGTCGTCCTTTACGAAGGTTCCCGCCGCGGAAAAAACAGCTTAGGTCGTTAAGCTCGCCGAAACCGGTCGCCAGTAACGTGGGCACGCCGCTCGACATGGCTCGCAAAGCTGCCGCGCCCAAATTCGCGCGCGCACATCTCCCACCAGAGTTTATCTCGTGGCCGCTCAGTGGCGCTACCAGTCAGCCGACGGTATTGCCGTCTGGGTAACTGCACGGAGCCTATAGCCAATAATTCGAAATATgcgggttcgatatatccgggttgTGTATCTGTAACTGTATCTGTATGTGTTCTGTAACTGTATCTGTATCATTTCCAATGATACTGCACAACCACCGTTGCTCAGGCCCTTAACGTATTCAAGGACGGCCTCCTCAACGTGAGGGAACTTGCCCGTTTTGGGCCTGCGGGAAGCCCAGTCCGCCCTCTCAGTAGCCATCGGCTGCTCACACTGTTTTTTGCAATACCCTATTCGGAGTTCATCAACGCCGAAATGCCTGCCAGCAGCATGGTTGCTGTGCTCCAATGTGTAGTCAACAGCGTTAAGCTTAAACGTGGCCGTAAAACTCGCATACTGTCCCATGGTGAAACGGCACCAACACAGACAAACAATCACAAAGCACATGGCCGCCTTGAAAAATGGCGAAAACGAGGTGTTCGTGGAAACGTGTCGGAATACGTTTGCTGCGGTATGACAGCACGTGAACCAACAGGTGGCTGCCTCTGTAACAGTGCGGAACATCGCAAGAAAAATGGCGACTGACGGAGCAAGCCAaacgcaatttcttttttctcgtgagtacattacgtgcattgaaacagcttcttttgtatcagtaatgaata
This Dermacentor albipictus isolate Rhodes 1998 colony chromosome 1, USDA_Dalb.pri_finalv2, whole genome shotgun sequence DNA region includes the following protein-coding sequences:
- the LOC139054476 gene encoding tigger transposable element-derived protein 6-like, whose translation is MLPDKTLSVSGNPCHGGKHSKERVTIIVGSNMSGTEKLPLLAIGKSKSPRCVLRERSRCPCGMRPTQKHGSYSSSSTTTSAKSTGSSNLQNRKVLLFVDNCGAHGHIHDLQSVHLVFLPPNTTRVFQPMDQGIIKNLKVLYTARLLNPMVICIDAGKQDKRVPFVIGTSEKPRCFNEKRSMPVKHAANTKAWMTRDLFSNWLKDLDAEMCKKGGNISLLLENCSAHHFQDCALSNIELEYFPANCTSLIQ